The Paenibacillus sp. BIC5C1 DNA segment GCCTGCTAATGCATTACGCATGATCAATCAGTGGGATAATGTAGACGGCAGCATTGAGCGTGGTTATGCTGGAAAATCGATTTTCTATGACAATGGAGAATTCACTCGTGATCTCGGGCGTATCCGTGATTATGCCAGGTTGCTCGCTTCTACAGGCATTAACGCCATTTCAATCAATAACGTAAATGTGCATCAGCGTGAGAGCCTATTCCTAACGGAACGTTTCCTGGGTGATGTTGCGAAGGTTGCTGCCCAATTCAGAGCGTACGGCATCCGATTGTTCCTTAGCGCCAACTACGCTAGTCCGATAGAGATTGGTGGCTTGCTTACGGCAGATCCGTTGGATGAGCAGGTCCGTGAATGGTGGAACATTCAGACAGCCAAGGTATATGCGGCAATTCCGGATTTTGGCGGCTATCTGATCAAAGCAGATTCTGAAAATCGGCCTGGACCCTTCACATATAAACGTGATCATGCAGATGGAGCGAACATGCTAGCCGAGGCACTTCGCCCGTTTGGTGGACTGGTGATTTGGCGCTGCTTCGTCTATAACTGCAAACAAGACTGGCGTGACCGCTCCACGGATCGCGCACGGGCGGCATATGACCACTTCAAACCACTGGATGGCCGATTTGCGGATAACGTCATTTTGCAGATCAAAAATGGGCCGATGGACTTTCAGGTTCGCGAGGCCGTATCACCGCTGTTCGGTGCAATGGAGAACACAAATCAGGTATTGGAATTCCAGATTACGCAGGAGTATACTGGCCAGCAGCGGCATCTGTGTTATCTGATTCCACAGTGGAAAGAAGTATTGGATTTTGATACGTTCTCCAAGGGACCGGGTTCTGAGATCAAACGCATTGCTGACGGTTCTCTGTATAACAGACCCTACAGCGGCTTTGCCGCAGTATCCAATATTGGTGCAGATGCTTGCTGGACAGGACATCCGCTCGCTCAGGCAAATCTATATGGATATGGGAGACTTGCCTGGAATCCGGAACTGTCATCCGAAGAGATCGCGGGGGAGTGGGTCAGACTTACATTCGGACATGACGAAGAGGTCGTTCGTCTCATCTCTGGCATGCTTTTGAATTCATTGGATATCTATGAAAGTTATACGGCACCACTCGGTGTAGGCTGGATGGTTAATCCGGAGCACCATTATGGGCCTAATGTGGATGGCTATGAATATTCCAAGTGGGGGACGTATCATTTTGCCGATTGTGATGGCATTGGTGTGGACCGGACAGTGGGCAGTGGAACGGGATATACATCGCAATACCACCACGAAAATGCCGAAAGATATGAATCCGTAGACTCCTGTCCGGACGAGCTGCTGTTATTTTTCCACCATGTCCCGTATACGCATGTTCTGCATTCTGGCAAAACGGTCATTCAGCACATTTATGATACACATTTTGATGGAGCAGAGCAGGCGGAAGCATTAGCACAGACCTGGAGACAGCTGGAAGGCAAGATTGATCCGACTGTATTTGATAAGGTGTCTGCGTTACAGGTAGGGCAGGCGGAACACGCCAAAGAATGGCGAGACATGATCAATACGTACTTCTATCGCAAAAGTGGTATTGCCGATAAACAAGGAAGAACGATATATTAATCTGGATACGAAAACTAGAATCTTCGGATCTTCTTCGGAGGAAAGAACAACGTTGGTATACACGAGATGGAGGGAACATATGGGACATCATCAATTACCCGAGACCATGAAGGCTGCTGTCATGACAGAGCCAGGGCACATCATCATTGAGGAACAGGCTGTACCACAGCCTGCTGAAGACGAAGTGCTCATTCAAGTGATGGCCGTTGGCGTCTGCGGATCGGATGTGCATTATTTTGAACATGGCAGAATTGGCCGATTTGTAGTGGAGAAACCGATTATACTTGGACATGAATGTGCAGGTATCGTAGCGGGCGTAGGCTCGAAAGTATCACGGCTGAAAGAAGGAGATCGGGTAGCTATTGAGCCTGGGGTAACCTGCGGACGATGCACGGCATGCAAAGAAGGTCGTTATAATCTGTGTCCCGATGTGCAATTTCTGGCGACGCCTCCGGTGGATGGGGCATTTGTACAGTACATGACCATTCGGGAGGATATGGTTTTCCCGATCCCGGATCATCTGTCTTTTGAAGAGGCAGCCATGAACGAACCTTTCTCGGTTGGCATTCATGCTGCAAGACGTAGTAAACTGGCTCCTGGCACCACACTTGCTATTATGGGCATGGGACCTGTTGGACTGATGGCTGTTGCAGCTGCAAAATCGTTTGGCGTAGAACGCATCATCGTGACAGATCTGGAGGAAGTACGGTTGGAGGCTGCTCGTCGTATGGGCGCCACCCATACCATTAATGTACGGAACGAGGATGCACAGGCGGTAATCCGTGAGTTAACGAACGGCGTCGGTGTAGATACAGCTTGGGAAACTGCGGGGAATCCAAAGGCGCTTCAGTCGGCATTATATTCGCTCCGGCGAGGTGGCAAGCTTGCTATTGTAGGACTGCCTGCACAGGATGAAATTGCCCTGAATGTTCCTTTTATCGCGGACAACGAGGTGGATATATACGGAATCTTCCGTTACGCCAATACGTATCCGGCGGGAATTGAATTTCTAAGCTCAGGCCAGCATGATGTAATGTCACTGATTACTGACCGTTATTCGCTTGAGGAGACACAACAGGCCATGGAACGGGCATTGCACAACAAGAGTGGCAGTCTCAAAGTAATGGTGTATCCGAACGGCAAATGAATTTATTTTCAAAGAAGCCCTGATGTTTAGGGTTTCTTTTTTTGTATTTTTCGCCATAAAAGGATTAAACAAGCTTCCATAACGTGGTATAATGCTTGAAGATTTTAATATATAAAATTATACACACCAAATTGGTTAAATAGCATCTAGCGAAAGGAACTGAAGGTTGTGAGAACACATGAATTTATGATTCACTCTGATTTCCACCGGGATGATCTGATGTCTGTATCTTCTCAAGCGTCGCGTTTTGCCTCGGATATCTCATTGTCATTTATGGATGCGAATCATGAGCATCGTGTAGATGTCAAAAGCCTGCTCGGGATGGCGCTACTTCCCATTCGACATGGCAGTGTGGTGAGATTGCAGACACGGGGAAGAGATGAACTTGAAGCATTGGAATATTTGCTAAATGTGCTGGAGAAAGGATTAACTTGAACTCTGAAACCTGTGCAAATCACAGTGAATTGTAAAATATTTATCGTTTCTTCAATTCCGACTGGTACTTCGTCCAAAAAAAGAGTATAATAAAATTTAGTTCTATTCTAAGAAGTACCCATATTAAAGGAGTGTAAATAGATTATGCCAAAAGCTGATATCCATCCAAAGACACAAACAGTAATTTTCTTCGATGCAAGTGCTGATTACAAATTCCTGAGTTCTTCGACTAAATTCTCGAACGAAACAATGGAATGGGAAGATGGTAACACTTACCCAGTAATCCGTGTGGACACTAGCTCCGCATCCCACCCATTCTTCACTGGTAAACAAAGAAACGTGGACATCGGTGGTCGTGTTGATAAATTTAACCGTAAATACAACATCAAATAGGTTGTCCAACCATTACAAGAAAACCTCGGGATTAATCCTGAGGTTTTTTTGCATGCATGCCGATAGGAAACTCACGTAGTTCAGAGTTAAAAGTAATTCTAACACCCGTACATATTCATTTCCTCTAAAATTAATTCAACCAATTATTGCGCTTACAACACTTTCGGATGTACACTAGAAAACAGAGTCAGACATATTGGAGGAGGAAATAGAGATGAGCAGCATCAATCATATGGTAACGTTTACACTTTACGCAGGTAAAGATACACCCGAGGCAGAGGCATTTTTAAAAGAGAGCGCGGATGCACTGGCGAATATTCCCGGTGTTGAGCAATTCCAGATCCTGCGTCAGGTGAGCGGAAAAAATGAATTTGACTATAGTTTTTCAATGGTATTCGCCAATCAGGCAGCGTATGATGCATACAATGATCATCCGGTTCACCGCCAATATGTAGAAGAACGTTGGGAAAAGGAAGTTAGTCGCTTCCAGGAAATCGATCTCATTCAGCACGGAGAGTAAAGAAGTGATAAATCTCATTGAACCGATCATAGAATTCCACTGAAATCCGAAAGCGTTTTCCAGTTTAATTAATGAGATTGAAATCATTTGAAATCCTTCTTTCTTCATCGCTAAATTTCGTGATTACACATGTGGCTTAAAGGAGGGGACTGTCCCTATGAAATTGGATCTTACAGGTAAGACAGCACTGGTAACAGGCGCAACTGGTCAATTGGGAAGGGTCATTGCACGTACGTTGGCAGATTGTGGTGCTGATCTCGCGCTGCATTACATAAATAATGAAACGAAGGCTAAAGAGCTTCAGGCTGAGATTGAAGCCATCGGTCGGAGAACCCTCATTGTTCAGGGCGACATCACGAAGCAGGATACGGCATTTCGGTTGCGGGATGAAATCCAGTCCAGCCTTGGCGATGTGGATATCGTGGTTGCCAATGCAGTTATACAATATGCCTGGACAACGGTGCTGGAACAATCACCGGATGATTATATAAGTCAGTTCGAATCTTGTGTGATGCAGAGTGTGTATCTTGCCAAAGCATTCATTCCTTATATGAAAGAAGCGAGAGCTGGTCGATTCATTGGTATCAATACGGAATGTGCGATGCAGAATTTTGCTACCCAGTCTGCATATACAGCGGGAAAACGCGGAATGGATGGTTTGTACCGTGTACTGGCGAAAGAGGTAGGCGAGTATCAAATTACGGTCAACCAGGTTGCGCCTGGATGGACGATCAGTGAACGCGACCGCAACAACGAGTCGGGGCATGATGAGGGCTATATTCAAACTGTACCGCTGAAACGTAGGGGGGAAGATCAGGAAATTGCCAATGCCGTAGCATTTCTGGCATCCGACCTGTCCTCTTTTATTACAGGAGCTTATATCCCGGTCAGTGGTGGCAATGTGATGCCCGCCATTTAATTTGGCTTTGGTGATGTGAATGAATTACTAAATATGCAATGTACGCATTTTAAACCATAGTAGCGCATGATCCGTTTGTCAGTCCATGACAAGCGGATTTTTATATATATCCATAAATACATATGAATTTGTTTCTAATTTCAAAAGATTGGGGTAAAAGAATAGGTAGTTTAACGCGGTGGAAACATAACTCAAAATAAGCGAATAAAGGAGACCGACCTGTCATGAAAAAAACAATTGCAGACGTTCTGGTCGAAGCACTATTGAACGCAGGCGTCAAACGCATCTATGGTATCGTTGGAGACTCCTTGAATGCGGTACTCGATTCCATCCGTCGTTCGGGTAAAATTGAATGGATTCATGTCCGCCATGAGGAAGTGGCTGCTTTTGCAGCTGGGGCAGATGCCCAAGTGAGCGGAAGTATTGCCGTATGTGCGGGCAGCAGCGGACCGGGAAACATGCATTTGATTAACGGTCTGTATGACTGTCATCGGAACCGTGTTCCGGTACTTGCCATAGCTGCTCATATTCCAAGTGATGAGATCGGGAGTGAATATTTTCAGGCGACTCATCCAGAGTATTTGTTTCAGGAATGCAGTCATTATTGCGAAGTCATTACAACGGCCAAACAGATGCCGCGTTCCTTTACGATGGCGCTTCAGACTGCAGTCTCACGTTCAGGCGTTTCCGTCATTATATTGCCTGGTGATGTAGCGGCTTTGGAAGCGGCTGATTTGCCTGTGCCGGAGCATGTGTATCATGCCACACATCCTGTCGTACACCCTTCCGAACCTGAACTGCGGAAACTGGCGGAATTCCTGAATCAAGGAAAAAAAATTACGTTGCTGTGTGGTGCAGGCTGCGCCGGTGCGCGTGAACCTCTGATGCAGCTCTGTGATCGCTTAAAATCCCCTATGGTCATTGCTTTGCGAGGCAAGGAATATCTGGAATATGATAACCCGTATTCGGTGGGACTCACGGGATTAATCGGGTATTCCTCCGGTTATCATGCCATGATGGACTGTGATGTGCTCCTGATGTTGGGAACAGATTTTCCGTACCGACAATTCTTCCCGGAAGATGCGGTTGTACTTCAAGTAGATATTCAGTCTTCACACCTTGGTCGCCGTACAAAGCTCGATTATGGAGTGTGCGGAGATGTGAAAGCTACCATTGAAACATTATTACCTTATCTCACGGAAGAGCATAGCGACAAACATTTGCATAAAAGTGTGGAACGTTACGAGAAAGTTCGTAAGGAATTGGATGAGCTTGCCGTAGGTAAACCCGGAAAAACGCCAATTCATCCTCAGTATTTAACCAAGGTCATCAGCAATGCTGCAGCAGAAAATGCAATCTTCACCTGCGATGTAGGTACACCTACGGTATGGGCAGCTCGCTATATTGAAATGAGCCGCAATCGCCGTTTGTTAGGTTCATTCAGTCATGGCACCATGGCAAATGCTCTTCCACAGGCGATTGGAGCGCAAGTGTCTGATCCGGGAAGACAAGTGATTTCATTATCTGGTGATGGTGGCATTGCCATGCTGATGGGTGATCTTCTGACGCTTAAACAGCATAATCTCCCAATAAAAGTTGTCGTGTTTAACAACGGTGCACTCAGTTTTGTTGAACTGGAGATGAAAGCTGCCGGATTGCTTGAATCCGGTACCGATCTCGTAAACCCCAACTTTGCTATGGTAGCTCAAGCGATGGGCCTGGAAGGGATACGGGTTGAAGATCCAGCTGATCTGGAAGGGGCTGTAGAGCGTGCATTGCAGCATGATGGCCCTGTTCTGATTGATGTTGTGGTGAACCGTCAGGAACTGTCCCTGCCTCCGAAGATTAATATAAAACAGGCCGAAGGCTTCACCTTATGGATGATGAAGGCGGTGCTGAATGGGCGTGGCGATGAGCTGATCGAGCTGGCCAAAACGAATTTTCTAAGATAAGTATTAGGTTTTCCTTAGCAATATCGCAACATGTTCCACCGTCGTTCCGACAAAGTAAATGCATGAAAATATACTTTACATCTCACTAAAAAGAAGGGGAATGTTACACGCTTTTATTAAGGAGTTCTCCTTCTTGAGATGTGTGGAATGTGATGAATTATATAGTATGTATTCATATTATATGGTTTGTTTTTAAATTGAAACTCCTTTAAAATAGGTAAAGTCAGGCAGGATTCAAGGCTTTTTACCCTACATATGTTGCATTCCAACGCAATACCGCTTCATATCGAATTAATCGATCCGATGACAGATGACGAACACACATGGAGGAGATCAAAATGAGTCACAAAGGAAAAGTAGCAATTATCACTGGAGCAGGAAGTGGATTGGGCCAAGCGACTGCACTGAAGCTGGCAGAGAAGGGCGCATTTATTGTGGTCGTTGATCTGGTGGCAGAGACTGGTCAGGAAACTGTAAAACAGATTGAGAAGCTGGGCGGTAAAGCCATTTTTGTACAAACAGACGTAAGCAAGGCGAACGAAGTAGAGAATTATGTTAACAAAACGATCGAGGAATTCGGTCGAATCGACATGTTCTTCAATAATGCCGGGATCGCTGGTCCTGGTGTCAAACTAATTGAGCATACTATCGAGCAGTTTGACCAAATCATTGATATTAACCTGAGAAGTGTATTTTACGGATTGAAGTATGTGATTACCGAAATGCTCAAAACTGGCGGTGGTTCCATCGTCAATACGGCATCTACAGCAGGAATTGTGGGTGTTCAAGCAGTTGCACCTTATGCAGCGACAAAGCATGGCGTAGTTGGACTAACACGTACTGCGGCCATTGAGTATGGCAAAGAAAACATTCGTGTGAATGCTATTGCCCCAGGTACGATTGAAACTCCAATGGTGGTTCAGTTTGGTAAGGATAATCCTGAAGTATTCAAAGCAACCCTTGATAGCATTCCGTCCGGTCGTCTCGGTAAGCCTGAAGAGATTGCCAATCTGGTATCCTTCCTGCTGGGAGACGAAGCTCCTTATATTAATGGTGCTGTATATCCCATTGATGGTGCTGTAACTGCACAATAAGGCATTCATCAAACGTAATAAGAAAGAGAGGCGACTGTAATGTTACAGTGCCTCTCTTTTTGCGTGGTTTCATTTTATTCTTGAGCTTACGCTCCATTATGCCACATTGGAAGATTCGGTCTGAGCTGTTGTGGTAACTGCCGGACGATAGGCAAGTATGATGATGATCATTGCAATGACCACCCCTGCAGCTCCTATCCAGGTGATAGATGACAATGAAACTGCGCTGACGGCGATTCCCCCAATACCAGCACCCGCAGCCATGGCCAGCTGCATAACGGAACTGTTCAGACTTAACATAATCCCGGACGATTCTGGAGCCATTGTAACCAGATTATATTGCTGTGTTGGGCCGGAAGACCAGGCGGAGAAGGACCATAGAATTAACACAATGAAGATGGCCATACCTGAATGAGCCGTGATGTTCAGCATCAGCAGACTTATGACATGCAAGGCCATTCCCAGGATGAGTGTTCTCTTTACCCCCATACGATCTGCGCTGTACCCTCCCGATTTGGAACCAATCAGACTTGCGATCCCAAAAGCCAGCAAAGCGGAACTTAACAACGTTTCGCTCATGCCTGCAACAGATACCAAGTAGGGTGAAATGTAGGTATACGCAATAGAATAGCCTCCTAACCAGAAAAAGCTGACAAGCAGCGCAAATCCAATACGAGGTTGTTTGAGGAGCGCTAATTGTTTTCTCAAAGGAACGGGTGCTTCACCTTCAGATGGGGGAATCGTAGATGCAATAACAATCATGGCAATCACGCCCAAAATCGCGATACCTGCAAAAATCAGTTTCCAATCCCAAGCTGCAGCGACCATTCTTCCCAGTGGAACTCCCACGATCAGAGATGCGGTAAACCCTGTAATGACCGTTGCGATTGAGCTGGCTTGTTTGCCTGCGGGCGCTATTTTGGAAGCGACTGTCAAGGCAGTTACAACAACAACTCCGGCTCCCAGCGCCATGAGGACACGTGCGGCGATAAAGAGTCCATATCCAGGTAACAGGTAGGCCAAAACGTTACCTGCAACAAAAAGTCCCAGAAAGTATAGCAGCAGCTTTCTTCGGTCCATGCGGGATGTTAAGGCAATGATGATGGGCGTACCGAGTGCATAAACGAGTGAAAAGATTGTGATCAGCTGTCCCGCAGCAATCAACGATATATTCATGGTGTCCGAGATCCGATCCAGAATGCCCGCAATGACATATTCGGAGGTCCCTACAAGAAAGCTGACCAAGGCCAGGACATAGATTTTCCATGTGTTAGACATGAGTATATAACCTCTTTCTGATTGTAATTATTATATTTTTAGAAATATAGAAATAAAGACGAGAGAACAGGATTAAGATAAAACTAATCTACCAATGAGGCAAAGGGAGTACTTAATTTATCAAATGTACCGCGTGTTATAGCAAAAGGGTATTTTATACGACTATGATAAGGCTCAGCGGACTAGGTAGCATTACTAATCATTGATTTTATATTTCTAGTATTATAGAAATATAAAACAAAAATTTCACTTCTCCAACAGATAAGGAGCGAATCTCTGTACCGTGTCCGTATTCAGACTGTAGTAAATATACGTACCTTTCTTTTGTGAGGTCAACAAACCACAATCGGAAAGTTGTTTCAGGTGATGAGATAAAGTGGAGAGTGCTACGGTCACAAGCCGATTCTCCAAATCAGCTGGGCACAGGTTGCTTTCACCCGAAAGGATCTGAATGATTTTATATCTCGTTTGTTCACCCAGAGCTTTATGAATTTTGACGGCCTGTTCAGTTTCAATCGACTTGGATTGCATCAAAATCGGTCCTTTCGTCTTTATTTCTTATTTCTATAAATATTGAAATAACTTTATCATGTCTTTAGAAAAAAGTAAACTCCCCACGAAGATCGTTGTTTCCAGTCAAACTATGAAACAACTGAAAGCAAAACCTTTGCAGGGAGTTGGGAAGTCCATCTAAACTCATTAATTACAGGCGTTCAAGAGACTCAACGTAATCTTTGGCTTCTTTAAGAGACAGGTTTCTGGCTTCACGAGCCTTTTTGATTGCTATTATTTTTTTGCCCTGTTGTGCAAGTGCCTGCAATTCTTTATCAAGTTCAGTCAGCCCAGCCTTTGCCGGTGGAAGTGGAGATATATTCACTGCAGAATTGTTATAACTGAGAGGGGAGTGTGTGTTAAGGCCTGAACTATTCTCCAGACGTTCAACATCCCTTTTCAATTCATTCAACTGTGTCTGTAAGCTAATGACGCGAACTAATAAGATGAGAATAAGAAATAAAAAAACGACTAGAACAATGGTGTTAATTCCCATGCAGTCAGGTGCCTCGCTTTCCTTCCTTCAAATACATAACTATTTAAGCTGTACCGGGATCTCCTTAACGCCTCGAACAATCATTCCGGGTCTCCATTCAAGTTCATTAACATCCGTCTGAAGCTGCATATCGGGAAAGCGGCGAAGCAGTGTGTTAATCGCAATCTCGCCTTCAAGTCGCGCGAGAGGGGCTCCCAGACAGAGATGAATGCCTTTGCCAAAAGCCAAATGTGGGCTCTTCTCACGAGTGATGTCAAAAACATCCGCATCCTTGAACTTCTCTTCATCCCGATTGGCTGAATCCAGTGCTACGATAACAAGTTCACCTTCAGCGATGTGATGTCCATGAAACTCTATGTCCTCGGACGCCCAGCGAGACGTGCTGAATTCAACCGGGCCGTTATAACGAAGCATTTCTTCAACAGCATTATGGATTAACTCAGGTTGCTTGATCAGCAGGTCGCGTTGCTCCGGATGCTCCAATAGCGCAAGTACACCATTACCAATTAGGTTAACAGTGGTTTCATGTCCGGCAATGATCAGCAGAGCGACAACACCAAGCAGTTCCTTTTCTGTGAGTTGTTCTCCTGATTCTTCTGCCACAACGAGCTGACTGATCAGATCGTCACCCGGCTGCTCACGTACTTTGGCAAACCAATTATTCAGGTAATCAATGAACTCCTGGGCATGCTTCTCAAACACTTCGGAATGCTCCGCACTTGTCGCATCGATAATGGAATTGGACCATAAACGGAATTTGTCCTGATCTTCAAGAGGTACACCCAGGATCTCGCTGATGACAATGATCGGTAATGGAAATGCAAACTCATCAATCAGATTCATCTTGTCCTGGGAATTGAGATTATCCAGGAGATCGTCAGCAATATCTTGAATATGGCTTCTCATGCCCTCAATCAATCTGGGAGTAAAAGCCTTCTGTACGAGTCCACGTAACCGGCGATGATCAGGTGGATCGGAAAAAAGCATGTTATGCACGAATATGTTTTGTTGATCGGGTCCATAACGTTTGACTACATCCTTGCTGAAACGGTTGTCTTTCAATACTTCCACTGCATCCTCATAGCGGCTAATAATCCAACCGAAATCACCATGAGGGAAAAGGACTCTGTGAATAGGATCATTTTGTCTCAGCTTTTCGTATACGGGGTAAGGATTCTGTGTAAATTCACGGGTGAATAACTCAGACTGTGAAGTTTCATTAGTACTCAAATGGTTAATCTCCTCTCATCAAAAGCTCGTATTGTTACGCATCTTATCTAAGGGATCATATGTTAATTTCGGTGGCTTCATACGAAAAGCCTGCACCATCTATATATTCAATATTGGAGCAATTGAAACCTTGTTTTTGACTAAGCAATATGGTATGGAAAGCTTACATATTTTAGAGGGAATAGCACTCGGAATAAGGAATAAAATCAATAGAAATGAAGTAAAGACACAGACTACTGCTGTGTTTTTTTGTGAGATTAGACTTAATCTGCTTGAACCATATTACGTGGTGTTTAATGAACTATAGGGACGTATGACCTATAAATTGAAGTTTTCTACAACAACAACACGGAATCAAATTAGTTTTGAATGCAACCGCCATGATGTAACGATATAAGTAATTCACAATTGTGCTATGCACCATGTCCACGGACTTATGAAGAATGCTGATAAGAAGGACGTTTCAACCATTTTTGTCGTTTTCTACGTTCGTTCAAAGGCTGCTGTGATAAGATAAAATGTAATAAGAACATACGATCTGTTTATGCGAGAGGAGAAACCTTGACGATGGAAATGCTTAAGCCGCCCGCCGAGACACTATATGAGACAGAATTAAGGGCACTGCGAGAAGAAGATACGGGAAAACGTCCTCCAAACTGGCTGCTGTCCCCAGCCTATGTCAGAGATTTTATTATTGGCAGGGATAAACCTGCCATATTGGACGGAGAAGAGATCACAATTACACGGAAATTTTATGGCAACGATGTTCTCATTGAACGAGCCGTGGTAACCTTGGCAGGAAATCGGGGATTGATGCTCGTTGGAGAACCCGGAACTGCCAAGACTATGCTCAGCGAATTGCTGACCGCGGCCATTTCTGGAACCAGTTTGAACACAATTCAGGGTACGGCAGGTACAACTGAAGACATGATCAAATATTCCTGGAATTATGCCATGTTGCTGGATAAGGGTCCATCCGAAGCGGCGCTTGTGCCCTCACCGTTGTACAACGGAATGAAGAAGGGGATTCTTACGCGTTTTGAGGAAATTACGCGTTGTCCTGCTGAAGCGCAAGATAGCCTGATCAGTATTCTCAGTGACAAGGTAATGAGTATTCCTGAACTGGACGGCGGTGTGCTGTTTGCCAAACCAGGGTTTAACGTGATTGCTACGGCGAACATTCGCGATAAAGGTGTCAATGAAATGAGTGGTGCACTGAAGCGCCGTTTCAATTTTGAGACGATCAAACCGATTAGCAGTGTGAAAATGGAAGCCAAAATTATTGAATCCCAGGCACGAAGCCTATTATTACATAGCGGAATAGACACCGAGATTAATACGGATGTGGTTGAATTACTGGCCACGACTTTTATGGAGCTTCGCACAGGAATGACGCGGGAAGGTTACAAGCTCGATACGCCCCAAGCGTCCATGAGTACGGCTGAAGCCGTATCTGTATATGTACAGAGTGCAATGACTTCCTATTATTACGAAGACAAGGGGATTGCATTGGATCGGCTGGTACAAAACATGTTGGGGACGATAGCGAAAGAAAGCGACAAGGATCTGTCCATTCTCAAAACCTACTTCTCTAAGGTCGTAAAGGAGCGTTCGAGAGAAGAAGGGATTTGGAAGGATTACTATGAGGAAAAGAAATGGATCGGTTAACAGGAAAAGCGGATTTGGATGTTGCCCGGTTACAGACGCTATTTGAGTTCCAAGTGTATAACCTGAACAACGGAACGCTTTATTTTCCCATACGCCATCATAGCCCGGCCTGTTCCTATCATTTGCTGCGATTGATTGAAGAATACAAGCCGGACATCATTCTAATCGAAGGCCCTGAGAGCGGCAATCCCTTACTTCAAGTTCTGGCTGATGAGGCGACGATACCTCCTGTCAGTCTTTACTACA contains these protein-coding regions:
- the poxB gene encoding ubiquinone-dependent pyruvate dehydrogenase, with amino-acid sequence MKKTIADVLVEALLNAGVKRIYGIVGDSLNAVLDSIRRSGKIEWIHVRHEEVAAFAAGADAQVSGSIAVCAGSSGPGNMHLINGLYDCHRNRVPVLAIAAHIPSDEIGSEYFQATHPEYLFQECSHYCEVITTAKQMPRSFTMALQTAVSRSGVSVIILPGDVAALEAADLPVPEHVYHATHPVVHPSEPELRKLAEFLNQGKKITLLCGAGCAGAREPLMQLCDRLKSPMVIALRGKEYLEYDNPYSVGLTGLIGYSSGYHAMMDCDVLLMLGTDFPYRQFFPEDAVVLQVDIQSSHLGRRTKLDYGVCGDVKATIETLLPYLTEEHSDKHLHKSVERYEKVRKELDELAVGKPGKTPIHPQYLTKVISNAAAENAIFTCDVGTPTVWAARYIEMSRNRRLLGSFSHGTMANALPQAIGAQVSDPGRQVISLSGDGGIAMLMGDLLTLKQHNLPIKVVVFNNGALSFVELEMKAAGLLESGTDLVNPNFAMVAQAMGLEGIRVEDPADLEGAVERALQHDGPVLIDVVVNRQELSLPPKINIKQAEGFTLWMMKAVLNGRGDELIELAKTNFLR
- a CDS encoding SDR family NAD(P)-dependent oxidoreductase; its protein translation is MSHKGKVAIITGAGSGLGQATALKLAEKGAFIVVVDLVAETGQETVKQIEKLGGKAIFVQTDVSKANEVENYVNKTIEEFGRIDMFFNNAGIAGPGVKLIEHTIEQFDQIIDINLRSVFYGLKYVITEMLKTGGGSIVNTASTAGIVGVQAVAPYAATKHGVVGLTRTAAIEYGKENIRVNAIAPGTIETPMVVQFGKDNPEVFKATLDSIPSGRLGKPEEIANLVSFLLGDEAPYINGAVYPIDGAVTAQ
- a CDS encoding MFS transporter, coding for MSNTWKIYVLALVSFLVGTSEYVIAGILDRISDTMNISLIAAGQLITIFSLVYALGTPIIIALTSRMDRRKLLLYFLGLFVAGNVLAYLLPGYGLFIAARVLMALGAGVVVVTALTVASKIAPAGKQASSIATVITGFTASLIVGVPLGRMVAAAWDWKLIFAGIAILGVIAMIVIASTIPPSEGEAPVPLRKQLALLKQPRIGFALLVSFFWLGGYSIAYTYISPYLVSVAGMSETLLSSALLAFGIASLIGSKSGGYSADRMGVKRTLILGMALHVISLLMLNITAHSGMAIFIVLILWSFSAWSSGPTQQYNLVTMAPESSGIMLSLNSSVMQLAMAAGAGIGGIAVSAVSLSSITWIGAAGVVIAMIIIILAYRPAVTTTAQTESSNVA
- a CDS encoding ArsR/SmtB family transcription factor, encoding MQSKSIETEQAVKIHKALGEQTRYKIIQILSGESNLCPADLENRLVTVALSTLSHHLKQLSDCGLLTSQKKGTYIYYSLNTDTVQRFAPYLLEK
- a CDS encoding cytochrome P450 translates to MSTNETSQSELFTREFTQNPYPVYEKLRQNDPIHRVLFPHGDFGWIISRYEDAVEVLKDNRFSKDVVKRYGPDQQNIFVHNMLFSDPPDHRRLRGLVQKAFTPRLIEGMRSHIQDIADDLLDNLNSQDKMNLIDEFAFPLPIIVISEILGVPLEDQDKFRLWSNSIIDATSAEHSEVFEKHAQEFIDYLNNWFAKVREQPGDDLISQLVVAEESGEQLTEKELLGVVALLIIAGHETTVNLIGNGVLALLEHPEQRDLLIKQPELIHNAVEEMLRYNGPVEFSTSRWASEDIEFHGHHIAEGELVIVALDSANRDEEKFKDADVFDITREKSPHLAFGKGIHLCLGAPLARLEGEIAINTLLRRFPDMQLQTDVNELEWRPGMIVRGVKEIPVQLK
- a CDS encoding ATP-binding protein, yielding MEMLKPPAETLYETELRALREEDTGKRPPNWLLSPAYVRDFIIGRDKPAILDGEEITITRKFYGNDVLIERAVVTLAGNRGLMLVGEPGTAKTMLSELLTAAISGTSLNTIQGTAGTTEDMIKYSWNYAMLLDKGPSEAALVPSPLYNGMKKGILTRFEEITRCPAEAQDSLISILSDKVMSIPELDGGVLFAKPGFNVIATANIRDKGVNEMSGALKRRFNFETIKPISSVKMEAKIIESQARSLLLHSGIDTEINTDVVELLATTFMELRTGMTREGYKLDTPQASMSTAEAVSVYVQSAMTSYYYEDKGIALDRLVQNMLGTIAKESDKDLSILKTYFSKVVKERSREEGIWKDYYEEKKWIG